The following proteins are encoded in a genomic region of Rhizobium sp. ZPR4:
- a CDS encoding transposase: MRTEAVMGKRKFDDDQITGILREHQAGVTVADVCHKHGISEPTFYRWQSLQFGNAGLDAKRVRALEEENQKLKKLLAEAMLSAATLSEMLAKTSTGRS, encoded by the coding sequence GTGAGGACTGAAGCGGTGATGGGCAAGAGAAAATTCGACGATGACCAAATTACTGGTATTCTGAGGGAGCACCAAGCCGGAGTGACGGTGGCAGATGTTTGCCACAAGCACGGCATCAGCGAGCCGACCTTCTACCGGTGGCAATCCCTTCAGTTCGGAAATGCCGGTCTCGATGCCAAAAGAGTGAGAGCACTGGAAGAAGAGAACCAGAAGCTCAAGAAGCTTTTGGCCGAAGCGATGCTCTCCGCGGCAACGCTGAGCGAGATGTTGGCGAAGACATCAACGGGACGAAGTTGA
- a CDS encoding SgcJ/EcaC family oxidoreductase, with product MATPVLASECAPITKPQVEQLFDRWNASLATLDPDKVVENYAPDAVLLPTVSNKPRLTQEERRDYFVEFLKKHPQGKIDSRTIKLGCNKATDTGTYTFTLKDGSKVPARYTFTYQFENGKWLISTHHSSAMPEKHAS from the coding sequence ATGGCGACGCCGGTTCTCGCAAGCGAATGCGCGCCGATCACCAAGCCCCAGGTGGAGCAGTTGTTCGACCGCTGGAACGCCTCGCTTGCGACGCTGGATCCCGACAAGGTGGTTGAGAACTATGCCCCGGACGCGGTACTCTTGCCGACCGTTTCGAACAAGCCGCGCCTGACCCAGGAGGAGCGTAGGGATTACTTCGTCGAATTCCTGAAGAAGCATCCGCAGGGCAAGATCGATAGCCGCACGATCAAACTCGGCTGCAACAAGGCGACCGATACCGGAACCTATACCTTTACACTGAAGGATGGCAGCAAAGTGCCTGCACGCTACACGTTCACGTACCAGTTCGAAAACGGCAAGTGGCTGATCTCGACGCACCATTCTTCTGCCATGCCCGAAAAGCACGCCAGCTGA
- a CDS encoding efflux RND transporter periplasmic adaptor subunit codes for MSLQKNSPSREEQSRFSPERRYELDTIPAVETSRKHGRGWLRLIALLAVASTGYWFWNQYSTGPAASAKVTQPVVRGDIENSVTAVGKLEAVKSVDVGAQVSGQLKTLYVQIGDMVTQNQLIAEIDPAPIEHKLEIDEAELAMLEAQRIAKKAQLALKQTNIDRQHTLVAARSMAQSSLDQAVADLASAQADFDATEAQIRKQQATLGSDKVDLGYTKIYAPLSGTIVANPAKQGQTLNANQTTPTIVTIADLSTMVVKAQVSEADIGKLKLGMRAYFTLIGESGKRFPGTLRQIQPMPSTDNNVVLYYALFDVPNRDGELMMSMSAQVFFVKAAATGVLLIPAAALHPVEGKPGDVQVFVTNQNGSIEARHVDVGIRNRVNVEIKDGLREGEAVVVNDDGRKTRTGDTRPSSLF; via the coding sequence ATGTCACTTCAGAAAAACAGCCCTTCCCGCGAAGAACAAAGCCGCTTCTCACCTGAGCGTCGTTACGAGCTGGATACGATACCCGCCGTTGAAACCAGCAGGAAACATGGCCGAGGCTGGTTGCGCCTGATCGCTCTGCTTGCTGTCGCAAGCACGGGCTATTGGTTTTGGAACCAATATTCCACTGGGCCGGCCGCGAGTGCGAAGGTGACGCAACCTGTCGTTCGCGGCGATATCGAAAATAGCGTAACCGCCGTCGGTAAGCTGGAAGCGGTCAAGTCGGTCGATGTCGGTGCGCAGGTCTCCGGCCAGTTGAAAACGCTTTATGTCCAAATCGGCGACATGGTCACTCAAAACCAGCTCATTGCCGAAATCGACCCAGCGCCTATAGAGCACAAGCTTGAAATCGACGAGGCCGAACTTGCGATGCTCGAGGCGCAGCGCATCGCAAAAAAGGCGCAGCTCGCCCTGAAACAAACCAATATTGATCGGCAACACACATTGGTCGCGGCCAGAAGCATGGCGCAATCGTCGCTGGATCAAGCCGTTGCGGATCTTGCCTCGGCACAGGCCGACTTTGACGCGACCGAGGCACAGATTCGTAAGCAGCAGGCAACGCTTGGCAGCGACAAGGTCGATCTCGGCTACACGAAAATCTATGCGCCCCTCTCAGGCACCATCGTCGCCAATCCCGCAAAACAGGGACAGACTCTCAATGCGAACCAGACTACGCCCACCATTGTCACCATTGCCGACCTGTCGACGATGGTCGTGAAAGCGCAGGTCTCCGAAGCGGATATCGGCAAGCTAAAGCTCGGCATGCGGGCCTACTTCACTTTGATCGGCGAGAGCGGCAAGCGGTTTCCCGGAACGCTTCGCCAGATTCAGCCTATGCCGAGCACGGACAATAACGTCGTGCTCTATTATGCTCTTTTCGATGTGCCCAACCGCGACGGCGAACTGATGATGTCGATGAGTGCGCAGGTCTTTTTTGTAAAGGCGGCAGCGACCGGTGTTTTGCTGATCCCCGCCGCGGCGCTCCATCCAGTTGAGGGCAAGCCCGGGGATGTGCAGGTATTCGTGACGAACCAAAACGGCAGCATCGAAGCGCGTCACGTCGACGTCGGCATACGCAACCGCGTGAATGTAGAAATCAAGGACGGACTTCGCGAGGGTGAGGCTGTCGTCGTCAATGACGACGGCAGGAAGACGCGCACCGGCGACACGCGTCCCAGCTCGCTGTTCTAA
- a CDS encoding response regulator: MQLNTTIDIPAEAQILIIDDEPANVTLLTRLLQREGFGKISSTSDPRNAVDLFRSLQPDIVLLDLMMPHVDGFQLLEAFSRLVGQQTFVPVIVLTADVSIETRRRALSLGAKDFLVKPLDAVETVLRIVNLLETRFLFLELQRLNANKA; the protein is encoded by the coding sequence ATGCAACTGAACACGACGATCGACATCCCCGCTGAGGCCCAGATACTGATCATCGACGACGAACCGGCAAACGTCACCCTGCTCACGCGGCTTTTGCAGCGCGAAGGCTTTGGCAAGATCAGCTCCACGTCCGATCCCCGCAACGCCGTGGATCTTTTTCGAAGCCTGCAGCCGGACATCGTGCTTCTGGACCTCATGATGCCGCATGTCGACGGCTTTCAGCTGCTGGAGGCCTTTTCACGCCTTGTCGGACAGCAAACCTTCGTTCCCGTCATCGTGCTTACGGCGGACGTTTCGATCGAAACCCGCCGACGCGCGCTCTCGCTAGGCGCCAAAGATTTCCTCGTGAAACCGCTCGACGCCGTGGAGACGGTGCTGCGCATCGTCAATCTGCTCGAAACACGCTTCCTCTTTCTGGAGCTGCAGAGACTGAATGCCAACAAGGCGTGA
- a CDS encoding MacB family efflux pump subunit codes for MPVLLSLRNISKSYVNGDLSTAVLHDVSLDITAGEFVAIIGQSGSGKSTLMNILGCLDQPSGGEYRIDGEPVSQLQDDDLATLRRKTFGFVFQSYNLIATATAKENVEVPAIYSGMSAQARHERADALLQSLNLADRLHHRPSQLSGGQQQRVSIARALMNGGRVILADEPTGALDSASGSDVMALLRSMNDKGHTIIVVTHSRSIAEQADRLIELHDGRIVSDRRRKKPESMVRSPLAEQPAVEGSAAIADMGEAVKMALRSLRANLFRTVLTLLGIIIGVCSVVAMLAIGTGVQESILNRITAMGSNLLIVHPSMASFRGNIDNAGATLISADADAMLAIPNVAFAVPEMQKAVTIRRGGTDYRTTANGIVPQFTAAKSWQVLRGEFLNQQDVDGYAPVAALGQTVAKALFTEGENPIGQYVLVDQVLFQVIGVMTEKGAGAGINDQDDVVLVPLTTGSVRLFGAQNVRSITVQVEDSAAIEATENAIQKLLDERHKRQDTQVTNMSSVRETFANTFTTMKLFLGCVAAISLVVGGIGIMNIMLVSVSERTREIGVRMATGARRRDILWQFITETLVVSIVGGIIGIACGIGIGLLARLAGLPVSFTPGPILLALACSFLTGLLFGLLPAHKASRLHPAVALSSD; via the coding sequence ATGCCTGTGCTCCTCTCGCTGAGAAATATCTCCAAAAGCTACGTGAACGGCGATCTCTCCACCGCTGTCCTGCACGATGTTTCGCTTGATATCACTGCCGGCGAATTCGTGGCGATCATCGGCCAGTCTGGTTCTGGCAAGTCGACATTGATGAACATTCTCGGCTGTCTGGATCAGCCGAGCGGGGGTGAGTATCGGATCGACGGCGAGCCCGTGTCGCAACTTCAAGACGACGACTTGGCCACCCTTCGCCGCAAAACCTTCGGCTTTGTCTTTCAAAGCTACAATCTCATCGCGACCGCGACGGCAAAGGAGAATGTCGAAGTACCGGCTATTTATTCCGGCATGTCCGCGCAGGCGCGACACGAGCGCGCCGATGCGCTGCTGCAGTCCCTGAACCTCGCAGACCGGCTGCATCATCGTCCAAGCCAGCTTTCAGGCGGCCAGCAGCAGCGCGTGTCGATCGCGCGCGCGCTCATGAACGGTGGCCGCGTGATCCTGGCCGACGAGCCGACCGGCGCCCTCGACAGTGCAAGCGGCAGCGATGTCATGGCACTGCTGCGCAGCATGAACGACAAGGGTCACACGATCATCGTCGTCACGCATTCACGGTCCATCGCCGAACAGGCCGACCGGCTGATCGAGCTTCATGACGGCCGGATCGTCAGCGATCGGAGACGAAAGAAACCGGAAAGCATGGTCCGCTCCCCGCTAGCGGAGCAGCCAGCGGTGGAAGGATCGGCGGCGATCGCCGACATGGGCGAAGCGGTCAAAATGGCGCTGCGGTCGCTGCGCGCCAATCTCTTCCGGACGGTCCTGACACTGCTTGGCATCATCATCGGCGTCTGCTCGGTCGTCGCCATGCTGGCGATCGGAACGGGCGTGCAGGAATCGATCCTGAATCGTATCACGGCAATGGGCTCGAATCTGCTGATCGTGCACCCGAGCATGGCCAGCTTCCGCGGCAATATCGACAATGCCGGCGCCACATTGATATCTGCCGACGCCGACGCGATGCTGGCCATCCCCAACGTCGCCTTTGCGGTGCCGGAAATGCAGAAAGCAGTCACGATCCGCCGCGGCGGCACAGACTACCGCACCACTGCCAACGGCATCGTACCCCAGTTCACGGCCGCGAAATCCTGGCAGGTCCTGCGCGGAGAGTTTCTGAACCAGCAAGACGTCGACGGTTATGCGCCGGTAGCGGCACTTGGCCAAACCGTTGCCAAGGCGCTGTTTACGGAAGGCGAAAATCCGATCGGACAATATGTTCTGGTTGACCAGGTCCTGTTCCAGGTGATCGGGGTCATGACGGAAAAGGGAGCTGGCGCCGGCATAAACGACCAGGACGACGTCGTCCTCGTACCGCTGACAACCGGCAGCGTGAGACTGTTCGGCGCGCAAAACGTCCGCAGCATCACCGTTCAGGTAGAGGATAGCGCCGCGATCGAAGCCACCGAGAATGCAATACAGAAACTGCTGGATGAGCGCCACAAGCGCCAGGATACGCAAGTAACCAATATGTCCTCGGTAAGGGAAACCTTTGCCAATACCTTTACGACGATGAAGCTCTTCCTGGGATGCGTCGCGGCGATCTCGCTGGTGGTGGGTGGAATCGGGATCATGAACATCATGCTTGTCAGCGTCAGCGAGCGCACGAGGGAAATCGGCGTTAGAATGGCGACCGGCGCGCGTCGTCGTGATATATTGTGGCAGTTCATCACCGAAACGTTGGTCGTTTCGATCGTTGGCGGGATAATTGGCATTGCATGCGGCATCGGCATCGGTCTTCTGGCTCGTCTCGCCGGACTGCCGGTGAGCTTTACCCCAGGTCCTATACTTCTCGCGCTTGCCTGCTCGTTTCTAACGGGGCTTCTTTTTGGCCTGTTGCCAGCACACAAGGCATCCCGGCTGCATCCAGCCGTCGCCCTCAGTTCGGATTAA
- a CDS encoding sensor histidine kinase translates to MTAIVVFAGATAASLRSQSGETWQCVGQNGQQRPMIDPAETRFIGTAWRDGEQLELRLSQPAFPIHEDDRSTIQIVADQLAVFLAAERQQSIQKQLTMDLQARERDLARLVEAMIGAQEQERRRVAYDLHDGVAQSLVSLLFHLEAAGIAVHDAGAAKQAIESGIEIARMSIRDVRGAIAALRPAELDDLGLEAALRARLDSITDKDVAFQSNLNGQRLSGPFEVTFYRVAQEALANAVKHSSCSRIEVRLSTEDPQSVTLMITDNGCGIAVTPAPNAGNGWGVGLSAMRERMTLIGGSLTIRSTPGAGTAILARAPIINPVKEPS, encoded by the coding sequence TTGACCGCAATCGTCGTCTTTGCCGGGGCAACGGCGGCTTCGCTTCGTTCGCAGAGCGGAGAAACGTGGCAATGCGTCGGGCAAAACGGACAGCAGCGGCCAATGATTGATCCCGCCGAAACCAGGTTCATCGGTACGGCATGGAGGGACGGCGAGCAGCTGGAGCTTCGTCTGTCCCAGCCCGCGTTCCCCATCCATGAGGACGATCGCAGCACGATCCAGATCGTGGCGGATCAGCTTGCCGTATTTTTGGCGGCCGAACGCCAGCAGTCCATTCAGAAGCAATTGACGATGGACCTTCAGGCACGCGAGCGCGATCTGGCTCGCCTGGTGGAGGCCATGATTGGTGCGCAGGAGCAGGAGCGCCGCCGGGTCGCCTACGACCTGCATGATGGCGTGGCCCAGTCTTTGGTAAGCCTGCTTTTTCACCTCGAGGCAGCGGGTATCGCGGTGCATGACGCGGGCGCGGCCAAGCAAGCGATCGAGAGCGGCATTGAAATCGCTCGAATGTCCATTCGGGATGTGAGGGGCGCAATCGCCGCGCTTCGTCCGGCCGAACTCGATGATCTGGGGCTCGAAGCGGCTCTGCGCGCGCGGCTCGACAGCATTACGGACAAAGACGTCGCTTTTCAGTCGAACCTGAATGGCCAGCGGCTGAGCGGCCCGTTCGAGGTTACATTCTACCGGGTCGCGCAGGAGGCATTGGCGAACGCCGTGAAGCACTCCTCATGCAGCCGGATCGAGGTGCGGCTTTCAACGGAAGATCCGCAATCCGTCACCCTCATGATAACCGACAATGGTTGCGGTATCGCTGTCACGCCGGCTCCCAATGCCGGGAATGGCTGGGGCGTTGGCCTGTCGGCCATGCGAGAACGAATGACCCTGATTGGAGGTTCTTTGACCATCCGCTCGACACCAGGCGCGGGAACAGCCATCCTCGCGCGAGCACCCATTATAAATCCAGTGAAAGAACCCTCTTGA
- a CDS encoding carbonic anhydrase — MGDLLKGISSFRGAVFPDHQALYRKLAEEGQQPQALMISCADSRVMPETITQSGPGELFVCRNAGNIVPPFSTANGGVSSAIEYAVVALGVRDIIVCGHSDCGAMKGLCHPDLLKPMPNVAAWLKHSHAAHSIVCEAYPVDLPERQRVRAIAMENVVVQLDHLRTHPSVAAKLATNDITLHGWFFDIETGEVLVYDGAAARFTEILEDRPLPVAVKGRGRPHVIPQAAE; from the coding sequence ATGGGTGATTTGCTTAAAGGTATCTCCAGCTTTCGCGGTGCCGTCTTTCCAGACCATCAGGCACTTTATCGCAAGCTGGCAGAGGAGGGGCAGCAGCCGCAAGCGCTGATGATTTCCTGCGCCGACAGCCGGGTGATGCCTGAAACGATCACGCAATCTGGTCCCGGCGAACTCTTCGTCTGCCGGAATGCCGGAAATATCGTCCCTCCCTTTTCCACGGCCAATGGCGGCGTGTCATCGGCGATAGAATATGCGGTCGTCGCACTCGGCGTTCGTGATATCATCGTCTGCGGGCATTCCGATTGCGGTGCGATGAAGGGGCTTTGCCATCCCGATCTCCTGAAGCCGATGCCGAATGTCGCTGCCTGGCTGAAACACAGCCATGCCGCCCATTCGATTGTCTGCGAAGCCTATCCTGTTGATCTGCCCGAGCGCCAAAGGGTTCGCGCCATCGCCATGGAAAACGTCGTTGTCCAGCTTGACCATCTGCGCACACATCCTTCGGTCGCGGCCAAGCTGGCGACCAACGACATTACCCTGCATGGTTGGTTCTTCGATATCGAGACGGGAGAGGTGCTCGTCTATGACGGTGCCGCCGCTCGCTTCACGGAAATCCTTGAGGACAGGCCCTTGCCTGTCGCGGTTAAGGGTCGCGGTCGTCCGCATGTGATCCCGCAAGCCGCGGAGTAG
- a CDS encoding SulP family inorganic anion transporter, with translation MISSSVLSRDFASSLVVFLVAIPLCLGIAVASGVPVAMGLISGIVGGIVVGLLAGSPLQVSGPAAGLAVIVFGFVEQHGIAMLGPVLIVAGFLQVLAGFLRIGSWFRAISPAVVHGMLAGIGILIILGQIHVLMGARPAAGGIENVTAMEQTFARVWGAGLTREAVALLVGLISLLAMIAWEKFRPKSLILVPGALVGVAAGTILTVGMQLPIARVEVPSSLIESITLPTLDGFARLVEPGIIVTTLVIAVIASAETLLSSAAVDRMHDGVRTRFNKELFAQGIGNGLCGLLGALPITGVIVRSSANIQAGARTRASAVLHGVWILGLVAFLPQLLAMVPLTALAAVLLVTGWRLISLHHVRHLFNHHGWVPVGIWTATVAMVVLQDLLVGVALGLALSMLEILPYLCRKLAIDRLEEDETIHLDLVGVATCKDVPTLLNMLETLPEGRKIRIAGARLHYLDHTSAETLREWLKRQKKLGRLVEIEHPPVGRHRRLKPIFERLSEEVA, from the coding sequence ATGATATCAAGCTCTGTTCTTTCGCGAGACTTCGCGTCGTCGCTCGTCGTGTTTCTCGTTGCTATACCGCTTTGCCTCGGGATTGCTGTGGCCTCAGGAGTTCCGGTGGCCATGGGCCTCATTTCAGGCATTGTCGGCGGCATCGTCGTTGGCCTTTTGGCCGGCTCTCCACTTCAGGTGTCAGGTCCGGCCGCCGGCCTTGCCGTGATCGTCTTCGGTTTTGTCGAGCAACATGGCATCGCCATGCTCGGACCGGTTCTCATCGTTGCGGGATTTCTGCAGGTTCTTGCTGGATTCCTGCGGATCGGTTCGTGGTTCCGGGCAATCTCGCCTGCTGTCGTTCATGGCATGCTTGCAGGCATCGGCATCCTCATCATTCTTGGCCAGATCCATGTGCTGATGGGGGCAAGACCGGCTGCCGGAGGCATCGAGAACGTCACCGCCATGGAGCAGACCTTTGCTCGCGTATGGGGCGCGGGGCTGACGCGAGAAGCGGTCGCTCTCCTCGTGGGTCTGATTTCCTTGCTTGCCATGATCGCCTGGGAGAAGTTCAGGCCGAAGTCACTGATACTGGTACCCGGTGCCCTGGTGGGGGTCGCGGCCGGTACGATATTGACGGTCGGGATGCAGTTGCCGATCGCAAGAGTGGAGGTGCCGTCCTCTCTCATCGAAAGCATTACACTGCCGACGCTCGATGGCTTTGCCAGACTGGTCGAGCCCGGTATCATCGTGACAACACTGGTCATAGCGGTGATCGCCAGTGCGGAAACGCTGCTGTCGTCCGCCGCGGTTGATCGCATGCACGATGGCGTGCGCACCCGCTTCAACAAGGAGCTGTTTGCCCAGGGCATCGGCAACGGACTTTGCGGTCTGCTGGGTGCGTTGCCGATTACCGGTGTCATCGTCAGATCGTCCGCTAATATTCAGGCCGGCGCACGGACCCGGGCGTCGGCCGTTCTGCACGGTGTTTGGATCCTTGGGCTCGTAGCATTTCTACCGCAGCTGCTCGCGATGGTGCCGCTGACGGCGCTTGCCGCGGTCCTGCTTGTGACAGGCTGGCGGCTGATCAGTCTCCATCATGTCCGGCACCTCTTCAATCATCACGGCTGGGTTCCCGTCGGGATTTGGACCGCGACGGTGGCAATGGTGGTGCTTCAGGATCTGCTCGTCGGCGTGGCACTCGGCCTTGCGCTATCCATGCTGGAAATCCTTCCGTATCTGTGCCGCAAACTTGCCATCGACAGGTTGGAGGAGGATGAAACCATCCATCTCGACCTCGTCGGTGTGGCCACATGCAAGGACGTTCCTACTCTGCTCAATATGCTGGAAACGCTTCCCGAGGGTCGTAAGATCAGGATTGCGGGCGCTCGCCTGCACTACCTTGACCATACAAGCGCCGAGACCCTGCGTGAATGGCTGAAACGACAGAAGAAATTAGGGCGCCTCGTCGAAATTGAGCATCCGCCGGTCGGGCGCCACCGGAGGCTAAAACCGATCTTTGAACGGCTGTCAGAGGAAGTTGCCTGA
- a CDS encoding response regulator transcription factor, with translation MKRLRILIADDHDLARSGLRAILSTADDIEVVGEAADGGAAVSLCETLRPDVALLDIRMGGMDGLEAAAEIGAKSPSTRIIMLTMHDSVDYLEAAIKAGASGYALKDIRRDELLQMIRNVAAGQSFFNIELMRRLLRRVSPEAAGEIAMERLTVREREILERMTTGETNKEIAKALSIAPGTVKVHVERILFKLRVNDRTQAAVVAVKAGLVDRERL, from the coding sequence TTGAAGCGCCTCCGAATATTGATCGCGGACGATCACGATCTTGCTCGTTCCGGCCTCAGGGCCATCCTGTCCACCGCAGACGATATCGAGGTCGTCGGCGAGGCAGCCGATGGCGGTGCCGCCGTCTCGCTTTGCGAAACGCTGCGCCCCGACGTTGCTCTGCTGGACATCCGCATGGGCGGGATGGACGGGCTGGAGGCGGCGGCCGAGATAGGCGCCAAATCGCCTTCAACCCGTATCATCATGCTGACCATGCATGACAGCGTCGACTATCTGGAAGCCGCGATCAAGGCCGGAGCGAGCGGCTATGCGCTCAAGGACATCCGGCGCGACGAGTTGCTGCAGATGATACGCAATGTCGCCGCGGGGCAATCCTTCTTCAATATCGAGCTGATGCGGCGCCTGTTGCGGCGCGTTTCACCCGAGGCGGCCGGCGAAATCGCCATGGAACGGCTGACCGTGCGCGAACGCGAGATTCTCGAGCGCATGACGACTGGCGAGACAAACAAGGAAATTGCCAAGGCGCTCTCGATCGCACCCGGCACGGTCAAGGTGCATGTCGAACGCATTCTCTTCAAGCTCCGGGTCAACGACCGGACACAGGCGGCCGTCGTCGCCGTCAAAGCCGGGCTGGTCGATCGGGAACGTCTATGA
- a CDS encoding PAS domain S-box protein gives MIHRRLSASLSKSFLDLPLALKGLIVIAVPLICFFIALTSVFFADRESRRAENYVRVTLAIQSDILELHALLAEAASGVRGYLLTDNQAFLAPFDKARAELPGVFASMRPRIRDGEQLARLDEMEPLVMQKLKGLSALGDAAGKAGQPTTEDIRRTLVENKALLDTLRAKIDQMREREDVLLAIRTGEADAIRDRAQWITLFGALFGLLGGITAIILMSNGIVRRVGVLKEAAHKLAGGRELERFPTARDELGELAAALEDASRLLKAREDALRESEERFRLLVDGVHDYGIFGLDDAGHVVSWNSGAERITGYKADEVIGGHFSTFYPEETRRTHPAQELSQAKTYGRVEDEGWRIRKDGSRFWANVVVTALQDDQGKSRGFSKITRDMTDRKKAEEALLAARQEAERASRAKSEFLSRMSHELRTPLNSILGFGQILEMDLRDEESQSSVKQILTAGRHLLSLIDEVLDIARIEAGRMDLLIEQIDVTEVLREAIALARPLARERNIDLHLDDAELARAYSHADRRRLLQVLLNLLSNAIKFNHAGGSVTVAARRNRAEELAIEISDSGGGIAADEIERLFQPFERLGKDRNATSGTGLGLALSKHLMEAMGGGLELVRTSHLGSVFSLHLPVSESNEHTEQAQSAPITAIGTRSGGIAKVLCVEDNPHNLSLVENAMTRSFDCKVIPAILGEQGLALAVEHQPDLILLDLDLPDISGLDVLLRLKSDRRTQAIPVVVVSADATGESRQKAKAGQAAGYLTKPLDLRLLVRTIEDLTCN, from the coding sequence ATGATCCACCGACGCCTGTCTGCCTCGCTATCGAAGAGCTTTCTTGATCTACCCCTTGCACTCAAGGGGCTGATTGTCATCGCCGTTCCGTTGATCTGCTTCTTCATTGCCCTGACCTCGGTCTTCTTTGCGGATCGCGAGAGCCGCAGGGCGGAAAACTATGTGCGGGTGACTTTGGCGATCCAATCGGACATTCTGGAGCTGCACGCTCTTCTCGCCGAAGCGGCTTCCGGCGTACGCGGGTATCTCCTTACCGACAACCAGGCTTTCCTTGCGCCCTTCGACAAGGCACGAGCGGAACTTCCTGGGGTGTTTGCGTCCATGCGGCCAAGGATCAGAGATGGAGAACAGCTCGCCCGGCTCGACGAGATGGAGCCGCTGGTGATGCAAAAGCTCAAAGGCCTGAGCGCGCTCGGCGATGCCGCCGGCAAAGCCGGACAGCCGACCACGGAGGACATTCGCAGGACACTGGTGGAAAACAAGGCGCTGCTGGATACGCTTCGAGCGAAGATCGACCAAATGCGCGAGCGGGAAGATGTGCTGCTGGCGATCCGGACCGGAGAGGCCGACGCCATTCGTGACCGCGCGCAATGGATCACCTTGTTCGGCGCTCTCTTCGGACTGCTCGGCGGCATCACGGCCATCATCCTCATGTCCAACGGGATCGTCCGGCGTGTCGGTGTTCTCAAGGAGGCCGCCCACAAGCTTGCCGGCGGCCGGGAGCTGGAACGCTTCCCGACGGCACGCGACGAGCTGGGTGAACTTGCGGCGGCGCTTGAGGATGCGAGCCGTCTGCTCAAGGCGCGCGAGGATGCATTGCGTGAAAGCGAGGAGCGCTTCCGCCTCCTGGTGGATGGCGTGCACGACTATGGTATTTTCGGCCTGGACGACGCCGGTCATGTCGTCAGCTGGAATAGCGGAGCCGAACGGATTACAGGCTACAAGGCGGATGAGGTCATAGGCGGGCATTTTTCCACGTTTTACCCTGAGGAAACACGCAGGACCCATCCCGCGCAGGAACTCTCACAGGCCAAGACATATGGGCGGGTCGAGGACGAAGGCTGGCGTATCCGCAAGGACGGCTCGCGCTTCTGGGCCAACGTGGTCGTCACCGCCCTTCAGGACGACCAAGGCAAATCGCGCGGTTTTTCCAAGATCACCCGCGATATGACGGACAGAAAAAAGGCTGAGGAAGCCCTGCTTGCGGCACGCCAGGAGGCTGAGCGCGCAAGCCGGGCCAAGAGTGAGTTTTTGTCGCGCATGAGCCACGAGCTGCGCACTCCCCTCAACTCGATCCTGGGCTTTGGCCAAATCCTCGAGATGGATCTTCGCGATGAAGAGTCGCAATCTTCCGTCAAGCAGATCCTGACGGCTGGCCGGCATCTGCTGAGCCTCATCGACGAAGTCCTCGATATTGCCAGGATCGAAGCCGGACGCATGGATCTGCTGATCGAACAGATCGACGTGACCGAGGTTCTGCGTGAAGCGATCGCGTTGGCGAGGCCGCTGGCTCGGGAACGAAACATCGACCTGCATCTTGATGACGCTGAGCTGGCGCGGGCCTACTCGCATGCGGATCGGCGGCGGCTGCTGCAAGTGCTGCTCAATCTGCTGTCGAACGCCATCAAGTTCAACCACGCGGGGGGCAGCGTCACCGTCGCGGCGCGCAGGAACCGGGCGGAGGAGCTTGCGATCGAAATTAGCGATAGCGGAGGCGGGATCGCCGCCGATGAAATCGAACGCCTGTTTCAGCCCTTTGAACGGCTCGGCAAGGACCGCAATGCGACAAGCGGCACGGGATTGGGCCTTGCCCTGTCCAAGCATCTGATGGAGGCCATGGGCGGCGGCTTGGAGCTGGTGCGAACCTCGCATCTGGGAAGCGTATTTTCTCTGCACCTGCCTGTCAGCGAGAGCAACGAACATACCGAGCAGGCCCAATCGGCGCCGATCACGGCCATCGGGACGAGAAGCGGCGGAATTGCCAAAGTCCTATGTGTCGAGGACAATCCCCACAACCTCAGCCTGGTCGAGAATGCAATGACGCGCAGCTTCGATTGCAAGGTGATACCGGCCATCTTGGGCGAACAGGGCCTTGCTCTTGCCGTCGAGCATCAGCCCGACCTGATCCTTCTCGATCTCGACCTGCCCGACATCAGCGGCCTTGACGTTCTCTTGCGGCTAAAAAGTGACCGGAGGACGCAGGCGATCCCCGTTGTCGTCGTCAGCGCCGATGCAACGGGTGAGAGCCGCCAGAAGGCCAAGGCGGGTCAAGCCGCGGGCTATTTGACCAAGCCCCTCGACCTGCGTCTCCTTGTACGAACAATAGAAGATCTGACATGCAACTGA